A genomic window from Thermococcus nautili includes:
- a CDS encoding PIN domain-containing protein, giving the protein MEVVLDYNVVFSALYNRGVAYKLFMLNHVTRDVEFLVPDYFWEEVERKKDRLARLTRLTDEDFEFILRIIKSQTITMPEHVVKAGIGEALPLSPDPKDVPYVALALALNLPLVTGDLKLKNAIKDRIVVYSPSELLKLMGGSV; this is encoded by the coding sequence ATGGAGGTCGTACTGGACTATAACGTCGTTTTTTCGGCCCTTTACAACAGAGGCGTTGCCTACAAACTTTTCATGCTGAACCACGTGACGAGGGACGTTGAATTTTTAGTTCCCGACTACTTCTGGGAGGAAGTCGAGCGAAAAAAAGACCGCCTCGCCAGATTGACTCGCCTAACAGACGAGGACTTCGAATTCATTCTCAGGATTATCAAGTCCCAGACGATAACGATGCCGGAGCACGTTGTTAAGGCGGGCATAGGAGAGGCACTCCCCCTGTCTCCCGACCCAAAAGATGTCCCTTACGTTGCCCTTGCGCTCGCACTTAATCTTCCACTTGTTACGGGTGATTTAAAGCTGAAAAACGCCATCAAAGATAGAATCGTCGTCTATTCTCCGTCGGAGCTGTTAAAACTCATGGGTGGCTCGGTATGA
- a CDS encoding DUF2281 domain-containing protein, which translates to MEDIEKIFTKLPPEARKELLDYAEFLLAKYGARKRKGFSFTWAGKLKDVKMTSVELQHRALEWRSDVSD; encoded by the coding sequence ATGGAGGACATAGAGAAGATATTCACAAAACTCCCCCCAGAGGCGAGAAAAGAGCTGTTGGATTACGCCGAGTTCTTGCTCGCAAAGTACGGGGCAAGGAAAAGAAAGGGGTTCAGCTTTACTTGGGCGGGGAAGCTGAAGGACGTTAAAATGACATCAGTGGAGCTTCAGCACAGGGCCCTGGAGTGGCGGAGCGATGTATCTGATTGA
- the cbiB gene encoding adenosylcobinamide-phosphate synthase CbiB: protein MDSLIVFLLALLWDLLLGEPPVKLHPVVWFGRIADFLDRKWKRKGPLSDFLAGALTALLVIAFALALSLLPRYLPFPLNYALAVYLLKSSFAVRSLHEHIARTVTEDIEAKRRAVSMIVSRNVETLDEAHLNSASIESLAENLNDSVIAPLFYFLLFGLPGALLYRAVNTLDAMLGYRSERYEFFGKFSARLDDVLNFIPARLTVLLYLPLGGLKVLGHYRLAKFKINSDKPMSAMSAVLGVWLEKPGVYRFPGSEPKNEDIRRALRVYWLVVAEWVGIVLLLLATGVCPCLSP, encoded by the coding sequence ATGGACTCCCTAATCGTTTTTCTCCTCGCGCTCCTCTGGGACCTCCTCCTTGGGGAACCACCTGTTAAGCTCCATCCCGTAGTCTGGTTCGGGAGGATAGCGGACTTTCTCGACAGGAAGTGGAAAAGAAAAGGCCCCCTCTCCGATTTCCTCGCAGGAGCTTTAACGGCCCTGCTCGTCATTGCCTTCGCGTTAGCCCTCTCGCTCCTTCCTCGCTACCTCCCCTTCCCGCTGAACTACGCCCTCGCGGTTTACCTCCTGAAAAGCTCCTTCGCGGTAAGGAGCCTCCACGAGCACATAGCGAGGACTGTAACTGAGGACATCGAAGCAAAGAGAAGGGCCGTCTCGATGATAGTGAGCAGGAACGTTGAAACCCTCGATGAAGCTCACCTCAACTCCGCCTCGATAGAGAGCTTGGCTGAAAACCTCAACGACTCCGTAATCGCTCCGCTGTTCTACTTCCTCCTCTTCGGCCTCCCGGGAGCTCTGCTCTACCGCGCGGTGAACACGCTCGATGCAATGCTCGGCTACCGGAGCGAGCGCTACGAGTTCTTCGGCAAGTTTTCAGCGAGGCTGGACGACGTACTTAACTTCATTCCGGCGAGGCTAACGGTCCTCCTCTACCTCCCGCTCGGCGGTTTGAAGGTTCTCGGGCACTACCGCCTTGCAAAGTTCAAGATAAACTCCGACAAGCCGATGTCAGCTATGAGCGCCGTTCTTGGAGTCTGGCTTGAGAAACCCGGCGTTTACCGCTTTCCGGGGAGCGAGCCGAAAAACGAGGACATAAGGAGGGCCCTGAGGGTCTACTGGCTGGTCGTTGCCGAATGGGTCGGAATCGTCCTTTTACTCCTCGCAACGGGGGTGTGCCCATGCTTGAGCCCGTGA
- a CDS encoding cobyric acid synthase, whose protein sequence is MGKALMVLGTSSGAGKSLLVTALCRIFSNLGYDVVPFKSQNMSLNSAPSIEGGEISRAQYLQAIACRKKPSVRFNPILLKPEGNMRSQVVFMGKPIGSVSAREYMLSRKEELFRKVMAVLDELKENHDLVIIEGAGSPVEINLWDYDIANTRVMLHAKAKGILVTDIDRGGSFASIVGTMELLKPEERDAIIGFVFNKFRGDASLLRPGFDYLGKRYGKPTLGVIPYVEHRLPEEDSLAEFPKVNGELHIQIIKLPHISNFTDFEPLHWANGVDYVTRPEEIKGDVIIIPGSKNTVEDLLWLRREGFEDAIIEAHREGSFVVGICGGFQMLGEKIVDTIESKRGTVEGIGLLPAKTVFEKTKRTNHLSAEVLWEPAKGMAVESYEIRFGRSASKRPFSVIKAINGVRAFEPEGAIGERAFGTYLHGIFHNFAFTERFLNFLRAEKGLEPISVERWSIEGEIERFARVVEENLDVERILGELGLQK, encoded by the coding sequence ATGGGAAAAGCGCTAATGGTCCTCGGAACGTCCTCGGGAGCAGGCAAGTCGCTCCTCGTTACTGCCTTATGCAGGATTTTCTCGAACCTCGGCTACGACGTCGTTCCCTTCAAGAGCCAGAACATGAGCCTGAACTCGGCCCCGAGCATTGAAGGAGGGGAGATAAGCAGGGCACAGTATCTGCAGGCGATAGCGTGCAGGAAAAAGCCGAGCGTTAGGTTCAACCCGATTCTGCTCAAGCCCGAAGGAAATATGAGGAGCCAGGTCGTTTTCATGGGGAAGCCGATTGGGAGCGTCTCAGCTCGCGAATACATGCTCTCGCGGAAGGAGGAACTCTTCAGGAAGGTGATGGCCGTTCTGGACGAGCTGAAGGAGAACCACGACCTCGTCATAATTGAAGGGGCCGGCAGTCCTGTCGAGATTAACCTCTGGGACTACGACATAGCCAACACGCGCGTCATGCTCCACGCAAAGGCGAAGGGAATCCTCGTTACCGACATAGACCGGGGAGGAAGCTTTGCCTCAATAGTCGGCACGATGGAGCTTCTGAAACCGGAGGAAAGGGACGCAATAATCGGCTTCGTCTTCAACAAGTTCCGCGGGGACGCTTCTCTCCTAAGGCCGGGCTTTGATTACCTTGGGAAGCGCTACGGAAAGCCGACCCTCGGTGTTATTCCTTACGTCGAGCACCGCCTTCCCGAAGAAGATTCCTTAGCGGAGTTCCCCAAAGTGAATGGCGAGCTTCACATACAGATAATCAAGCTTCCCCACATAAGCAACTTTACCGACTTCGAGCCCCTGCACTGGGCGAACGGCGTTGACTATGTGACGAGGCCGGAGGAAATCAAGGGGGACGTGATAATAATCCCGGGAAGCAAGAACACGGTCGAGGATTTGCTATGGCTGAGGAGGGAGGGCTTTGAGGACGCGATAATAGAGGCCCACCGCGAGGGTTCCTTTGTAGTCGGAATCTGCGGCGGCTTCCAGATGCTCGGGGAGAAGATTGTCGACACAATCGAGTCCAAGCGCGGAACCGTTGAGGGAATAGGCCTTCTTCCAGCCAAGACCGTCTTCGAGAAAACCAAGAGGACGAACCACCTGAGTGCGGAAGTCCTCTGGGAACCCGCTAAAGGAATGGCCGTCGAGAGCTACGAGATACGCTTCGGAAGGAGCGCCTCAAAAAGGCCGTTCTCGGTGATTAAGGCAATCAACGGCGTCAGAGCCTTCGAGCCGGAGGGGGCGATAGGCGAGAGGGCCTTTGGAACTTACCTTCACGGAATATTCCACAACTTCGCCTTCACGGAGCGCTTCCTCAACTTTCTGCGGGCGGAGAAGGGCCTTGAGCCGATTTCAGTTGAGCGCTGGAGCATCGAGGGAGAAATCGAGAGGTTCGCGAGGGTTGTTGAGGAGAACCTTGACGTTGAGAGGATTTTAGGGGAGCTGGGACTTCAAAAATAA
- a CDS encoding NTP transferase domain-containing protein, translated as MIIIMAGGRSSRMGREKPVLKVGGVPMLLRVYSEAKKVGETVVALSKNAPKTRELCLHEGIPFVETPGRDYVEDVKWLLRKFGPFISVSADLPFVKASDIARISKAFDRKTSLTGVLPLKLVPKDLKPVVYRGYVIVGLNAVGTDGERFFELRNPLLALNVNTPEELKLAERIAGLVGR; from the coding sequence ATGATAATCATCATGGCCGGCGGGCGTTCGAGCAGAATGGGGCGGGAAAAGCCCGTCCTGAAAGTGGGCGGAGTGCCGATGCTACTCCGCGTTTATAGCGAGGCCAAAAAGGTCGGTGAGACAGTTGTCGCCCTCTCAAAAAATGCGCCGAAAACGAGGGAGCTATGCCTCCACGAGGGGATTCCCTTCGTTGAGACGCCGGGAAGGGACTACGTTGAGGACGTTAAGTGGCTCCTCCGCAAGTTCGGGCCATTTATCAGCGTCTCCGCGGATTTGCCCTTCGTCAAGGCGAGCGACATAGCGCGGATTTCAAAGGCCTTTGATAGAAAAACGAGCCTGACTGGAGTTTTACCGCTAAAGCTGGTTCCGAAGGATTTGAAGCCCGTCGTTTACAGGGGCTACGTGATAGTTGGCTTAAACGCCGTCGGAACCGATGGCGAGAGGTTCTTCGAGCTGAGAAACCCGTTGCTCGCTTTGAACGTCAACACGCCGGAAGAGTTAAAGCTCGCGGAGAGGATAGCGGGGCTGGTGGGAAGATGA
- a CDS encoding PIN domain-containing protein: protein MKDVVFMEKYHLMPSDAQIVLTCKSYGIDKIATFDSDFMRVDFLKVLGV, encoded by the coding sequence TTGAAGGACGTTGTCTTCATGGAGAAATATCACCTAATGCCCTCCGATGCCCAGATAGTTCTCACCTGCAAGAGCTACGGCATTGATAAGATTGCAACCTTTGATTCCGACTTTATGAGAGTTGATTTTCTCAAAGTCTTGGGGGTGTGA
- the cobZ gene encoding alpha-ribazole phosphatase CobZ, translated as MTPEELLFKLESKGVTLEKMLDTALELYIGDEREKVRKRLRELMLRYLGDINVQALLLSALLLEENFKVEGDPVNLVADELIGINIAELIGGKMALFNFFYYDTRKPGILAELPPFLDDAIGGFIAGCMTRLFEEV; from the coding sequence ATGACCCCCGAAGAACTCCTCTTTAAGCTTGAATCCAAAGGAGTAACCCTCGAAAAGATGCTCGACACCGCGTTAGAGCTCTACATCGGCGACGAGCGCGAGAAAGTCAGGAAAAGGCTGAGGGAGCTGATGCTGAGGTATCTGGGCGACATCAACGTCCAGGCTCTGCTCCTTTCGGCTCTACTGCTCGAGGAGAACTTCAAGGTTGAGGGCGACCCCGTGAACCTCGTGGCCGACGAGCTCATCGGCATAAACATCGCCGAGCTCATAGGCGGGAAGATGGCGCTCTTCAACTTCTTCTACTACGACACCAGAAAGCCCGGAATTTTAGCCGAGCTTCCGCCTTTCCTCGACGATGCGATAGGTGGCTTTATAGCGGGCTGTATGACGAGGCTGTTCGAGGAGGTGTAG
- a CDS encoding adenosylcobinamide amidohydrolase yields MAPNHFILPFDELMLSLSNAPHRGGLTRANGFFFMKVPKNYSGDYKADCLAFERENGLKNFVGFMTAADIGKVLSVSRSGNVTAYITAGITNPAIAGEEPPPWEPGTINVALVIEEGLTVGAMANAIMTATEAKTYTLLSLGYSATGTTSDGIGVFAFEGETEWAGTATKLGISIGRAVRGALEESVRKWERTRC; encoded by the coding sequence ATGGCGCCCAACCACTTCATCCTGCCCTTCGATGAGCTGATGCTCTCCCTCAGCAACGCGCCCCATAGGGGAGGTCTAACCCGAGCAAACGGCTTCTTCTTCATGAAGGTTCCAAAGAACTACTCCGGCGACTACAAAGCCGACTGCCTCGCCTTCGAGCGCGAAAACGGTTTGAAAAACTTCGTCGGCTTCATGACGGCCGCGGACATCGGCAAAGTGCTCTCGGTTTCAAGAAGCGGGAACGTTACAGCCTACATTACCGCAGGAATCACAAACCCGGCAATAGCAGGCGAAGAGCCACCACCGTGGGAGCCTGGGACGATAAACGTCGCCCTCGTCATCGAGGAGGGCCTTACGGTCGGCGCGATGGCGAACGCGATAATGACGGCAACTGAGGCAAAAACCTACACCCTCCTGAGCCTCGGATACAGCGCCACAGGGACGACGAGCGACGGCATCGGGGTTTTCGCATTCGAGGGCGAAACGGAGTGGGCTGGAACGGCGACGAAGCTCGGCATAAGCATCGGCAGGGCGGTCAGGGGGGCGCTTGAGGAGAGCGTAAGAAAGTGGGAGAGGACGAGATGTTGA
- a CDS encoding PAB0415 family putative ATP pyrophosphatase gives MKGVAFFSGGKDGLYAVHLAERNGIEVPHLLALKTTIGLSPHWENFSALKTLAGAMGKELLTFDMSRGSKALAEFIASLDVDYLIAGDVLLEDHLRWIERLAEEAGVKPLEPLWGRNTKELAEEILNAGFEYAIIAVNREKLGKEWLGYTFRSVADLELFLERNPDVDPVGEFAEFHTVVLASPLFEGRFALEILSTEESERYHWVRFELRKEKR, from the coding sequence ATGAAGGGAGTCGCCTTTTTCTCCGGCGGTAAGGACGGCCTCTACGCGGTTCACCTTGCTGAGAGGAACGGAATCGAGGTTCCCCACCTCCTCGCGCTCAAAACGACTATAGGCCTCTCGCCCCACTGGGAGAACTTCTCAGCCCTCAAAACGCTCGCCGGTGCGATGGGGAAGGAACTGCTCACCTTCGACATGAGCAGAGGGAGCAAGGCACTAGCGGAATTCATAGCTTCGCTGGACGTTGACTACCTGATAGCGGGCGACGTTCTGCTTGAGGACCACCTGAGGTGGATTGAGCGCCTCGCGGAAGAAGCCGGAGTCAAACCCCTTGAACCGCTCTGGGGGCGAAACACTAAGGAGCTCGCCGAGGAAATCTTGAATGCGGGCTTTGAGTACGCGATAATAGCCGTGAACCGCGAAAAGCTCGGCAAAGAGTGGCTCGGCTACACCTTCCGCTCGGTCGCCGACCTAGAGCTTTTCCTCGAAAGAAACCCCGATGTTGACCCGGTCGGCGAGTTCGCGGAGTTTCACACCGTTGTTTTAGCGTCTCCGCTCTTTGAGGGGCGCTTTGCCCTTGAAATCCTCTCGACCGAGGAGAGCGAGAGGTATCACTGGGTTAGGTTCGAGCTAAGAAAGGAGAAAAGGTAA
- a CDS encoding MogA/MoaB family molybdenum cofactor biosynthesis protein, with the protein MGVEEHKRKAPKKFRFAVITVSDTASRGEKEDKSGKFLIEELEKAGHERVLYRVVPDEKMAIIGAVVEAFERGAEVVVTSGGTGIASRDVTIESLRPLFDKELTGFGEIFRLMSYEEIGTAAVMTRATAGVIRSSGRVMAVFCLPGSLGAAKTGIKIILKEAGHVLKHGRE; encoded by the coding sequence ATGGGCGTTGAGGAGCACAAGAGAAAGGCACCCAAGAAGTTCCGCTTTGCTGTCATAACTGTGAGCGACACCGCGAGCAGGGGCGAGAAGGAGGATAAAAGCGGGAAGTTCCTCATCGAGGAGCTGGAGAAGGCGGGACACGAGCGGGTTCTCTACAGGGTCGTGCCGGACGAGAAGATGGCGATAATCGGGGCGGTCGTTGAGGCCTTCGAGAGGGGAGCAGAAGTCGTCGTTACCTCCGGCGGAACGGGGATAGCGAGCAGGGACGTGACGATAGAGAGCCTGAGGCCTCTTTTCGATAAGGAGCTAACGGGCTTTGGTGAAATCTTCAGGCTGATGAGCTACGAGGAGATAGGCACGGCCGCAGTCATGACGAGGGCAACTGCGGGCGTCATCAGGAGCTCGGGAAGGGTGATGGCGGTCTTCTGCCTCCCTGGAAGCCTTGGAGCCGCGAAGACCGGAATAAAGATTATCCTCAAGGAGGCCGGCCACGTCCTCAAGCACGGGAGGGAGTAA
- the cobS gene encoding adenosylcobinamide-GDP ribazoletransferase, with translation MRNLLPFFTRIPVKGDFERVKNELWALPLLAPLTSALATLVLYLKLPLSNVLALLSLYLTIGLLHLDGLADWADGVMVKGDRERKIKAMKDLNTGIAGIFAVVMVLFLQVYSLPFLPFYALYLAELNSKFAMLFALATKKPLGRGLGAYFMEGMNGRQLAIGTVLYLLLLLPIVYIEPLSLASLLGLLAGAYVVHLSLENFSGLNGDCIGAVAEITRAGALLGMAVVWQVI, from the coding sequence GTGCGTAATCTTCTACCCTTCTTCACGCGGATTCCGGTCAAAGGTGACTTCGAGAGGGTTAAAAATGAGCTCTGGGCTCTCCCGCTGTTGGCGCCCCTAACGTCGGCCCTGGCGACGCTCGTTCTTTACCTGAAACTCCCACTGAGCAACGTCTTAGCCCTCCTATCCCTCTACCTCACGATAGGCCTCCTCCACCTTGACGGTTTGGCTGACTGGGCCGACGGGGTTATGGTCAAGGGAGACCGCGAGAGAAAGATTAAGGCCATGAAGGACCTCAACACAGGCATAGCCGGGATTTTCGCCGTCGTCATGGTTCTCTTCCTGCAGGTTTACTCCCTTCCCTTCCTCCCGTTCTACGCACTCTACTTGGCTGAGCTGAACTCCAAGTTCGCCATGCTCTTCGCCCTCGCAACTAAAAAGCCCCTCGGTCGGGGCCTTGGGGCGTACTTCATGGAGGGCATGAACGGAAGGCAGCTGGCCATCGGAACGGTCCTCTACCTCCTCCTGCTCCTGCCAATAGTCTATATCGAACCCCTCTCGCTCGCGTCTCTCTTAGGCCTCCTTGCGGGAGCCTACGTCGTTCACCTCTCGCTGGAGAACTTCAGCGGGCTGAACGGTGACTGCATCGGGGCTGTGGCAGAGATAACGAGGGCCGGGGCGCTCCTGGGAATGGCGGTGGTTTGGCAAGTGATTTAA
- a CDS encoding aminotransferase class I/II-fold pyridoxal phosphate-dependent enzyme — MLEPVKFSTYHGGAREEGLLDFSASLNPYPPEWLGEMFKRAREISNRYPYYERLEEELEGLVGEPLTVTAGITEALYLLGILALRGKKAIIPEHTYGEYERTARIFGARVVKGPNEPGKLAELVKRGSVVFFCNPNNPDGRFYHVRELKPLLDAVEDRGALLVLDEAFIDFVKKPESPEGENIVKLRTFTKSYGLPGIRVGYVLGFEEAFRSVRMPWSIGSTGVAFLEFLIEDGFEHLRKTMPIIWREKERLEKTLNVKSDANFFIKRVGNAGKFVEAMKKRGILVRSCASFGLPEYVRFSVRKPEENDRLIGAFRELGEGF, encoded by the coding sequence ATGCTTGAGCCCGTGAAGTTCTCGACCTATCACGGAGGCGCGAGGGAGGAAGGTTTGCTCGACTTCTCGGCGTCGCTGAACCCCTACCCTCCGGAGTGGCTCGGCGAGATGTTCAAACGCGCGAGAGAAATCAGCAACCGCTACCCCTACTACGAGAGGCTTGAGGAAGAGCTGGAAGGGCTTGTTGGCGAGCCTCTAACCGTAACGGCCGGCATCACTGAGGCGCTCTATTTGCTCGGAATCCTCGCGCTCCGCGGGAAGAAGGCGATAATACCGGAGCACACCTACGGCGAGTACGAGAGAACAGCGAGAATTTTTGGAGCGAGAGTCGTCAAAGGCCCGAACGAGCCGGGAAAGCTGGCAGAACTCGTCAAGAGAGGCTCGGTCGTTTTCTTCTGCAACCCCAACAACCCTGATGGCAGGTTCTACCATGTTAGGGAGCTCAAGCCACTCCTCGATGCGGTGGAAGACAGAGGGGCGCTCCTCGTCCTCGACGAGGCCTTCATAGACTTCGTGAAAAAACCGGAGAGTCCTGAGGGAGAGAACATCGTGAAGCTCAGAACCTTTACCAAGAGCTACGGTTTGCCGGGAATAAGGGTCGGCTACGTTCTCGGCTTTGAAGAGGCCTTCAGGAGCGTTAGGATGCCATGGAGCATAGGCTCAACGGGAGTTGCCTTTCTCGAATTCCTAATTGAAGATGGCTTCGAGCACCTCAGGAAGACGATGCCCATAATCTGGCGCGAAAAGGAGAGGCTTGAAAAAACCTTAAACGTTAAAAGCGACGCAAACTTCTTCATCAAGCGCGTCGGGAACGCTGGGAAGTTCGTTGAAGCCATGAAGAAGCGCGGAATCCTCGTGAGAAGCTGTGCGAGCTTCGGACTGCCGGAATACGTGCGCTTCTCGGTGAGGAAGCCAGAAGAGAACGACAGGCTTATTGGAGCGTTCAGGGAGCTGGGAGAAGGATTTTAA
- the cobT gene encoding nicotinate mononucleotide-dependent phosphoribosyltransferase CobT, whose amino-acid sequence MESLFLLVLGNTEISTVPGISVAGATPELTKLTPVADAEYLFHEKPLTIDVIPITPEGHPTPAIITKAARELAEFPVLVVRGGTYLAPLVPHVHISDAVGRDFRKEPALPEFGDIIKRAKLFGEELNKTPVKELVIGESTPGGTTTAQAVLWALGYEARTSSASPDNPQSLKEKVIAEAFKRAGVEKGQLKDNPLEALRQFGDPMMATVIGIALGFRKDIVLAGGTQMLAVSALLKALGEDLSRFMIATTRWVVNDKSATFIETAKEIGIVTYSADLDFSKSEFKGLRDYERGYVKEGVGAGGATWLAVKAGFSPEDVSAKVEELYRRLMEMK is encoded by the coding sequence ATGGAGAGCCTCTTCCTTCTCGTCCTGGGCAACACCGAGATAAGCACCGTGCCGGGGATAAGCGTTGCCGGAGCGACGCCGGAGCTGACGAAGCTGACGCCGGTGGCCGACGCGGAGTACCTCTTCCACGAGAAGCCCCTGACTATTGACGTGATTCCCATAACGCCCGAAGGCCATCCAACGCCGGCCATAATCACCAAAGCCGCGAGGGAGCTTGCGGAGTTCCCGGTCCTCGTCGTCAGGGGAGGAACATATTTAGCCCCTCTCGTCCCGCACGTCCACATCAGCGACGCCGTCGGGCGGGACTTCAGGAAGGAGCCTGCACTTCCCGAGTTCGGCGATATAATCAAGCGCGCCAAGCTCTTCGGCGAGGAACTGAACAAGACGCCGGTGAAGGAGCTCGTAATCGGAGAATCGACGCCGGGAGGGACGACAACTGCTCAGGCCGTCCTATGGGCGCTCGGCTACGAGGCGAGAACCAGCTCGGCCTCACCGGACAACCCGCAGAGCCTGAAGGAGAAGGTCATCGCCGAAGCGTTCAAAAGGGCAGGAGTTGAGAAAGGTCAGCTGAAGGACAACCCCCTCGAAGCCCTCAGGCAGTTCGGCGACCCTATGATGGCCACCGTAATCGGCATTGCGCTCGGCTTTAGGAAGGATATCGTTTTAGCGGGCGGGACGCAGATGCTGGCAGTTTCGGCGCTCCTTAAGGCCCTCGGCGAGGATTTAAGCAGGTTCATGATTGCCACGACCAGGTGGGTCGTGAATGACAAGAGCGCAACCTTCATCGAGACCGCGAAGGAAATCGGGATAGTGACATATTCGGCCGATTTGGACTTCTCGAAGAGCGAATTCAAGGGATTGAGAGACTACGAGAGGGGCTACGTCAAGGAAGGCGTTGGAGCAGGAGGGGCGACGTGGCTGGCAGTTAAGGCCGGCTTCTCACCAGAAGATGTCAGCGCGAAGGTCGAGGAGCTGTACAGAAGGCTCATGGAGATGAAGTGA
- a CDS encoding type II toxin-antitoxin system VapC family toxin, which produces MYLIDTNVFLEILLGQKKSEVAKRFLSSHVGDLAMSDFTLHSIGVILFRLKRPELFLEFINDTLPNIEVVTLPTPDYPRVVEFHEKYGLDFDDAYQCAVATTHGLTIVTMDEDFRKAPYAVKVIFL; this is translated from the coding sequence ATGTATCTGATTGACACCAACGTTTTCCTTGAAATCCTGTTGGGTCAGAAAAAATCCGAGGTTGCAAAGCGGTTTTTGAGTTCGCACGTTGGAGACCTTGCAATGAGCGATTTCACGCTTCATTCCATCGGAGTGATTCTTTTCAGGCTCAAGAGGCCAGAGTTATTTTTGGAGTTCATCAACGACACACTGCCCAATATCGAAGTTGTAACGCTTCCAACTCCCGACTATCCCCGTGTTGTTGAATTTCACGAAAAGTACGGACTCGACTTCGATGATGCTTACCAGTGCGCAGTCGCAACGACTCATGGTCTAACAATCGTAACCATGGACGAAGACTTCAGAAAGGCTCCCTACGCAGTTAAAGTAATTTTTCTCTGA
- a CDS encoding uracil-DNA glycosylase family protein, which produces MLIRIDELQRVGDVYVNPRNFLTRPLSLKTWRDFLSLDEKTYGTYARTIYNPKERFLVTDESSEARAIDLSALYCSLLTDPEYFCGRENLRYQLQVGKFEGLPFANGWTGSRVVLVGEAPGRRGCGKTGVCFYRDASGSLLRKVLFHLGINPDFVYITNVVKCNPPSNRLSRVPEGAYELLARELEILEPEAVFALGRTAERALRELGFEVEYLRHPAWYVRHGVREPNDEMLAEYAKIRGAFGGWTP; this is translated from the coding sequence ATGCTGATTCGGATTGATGAACTCCAGAGGGTCGGCGACGTCTACGTTAACCCGCGAAACTTTCTGACCAGGCCGCTTTCGCTGAAAACCTGGCGCGATTTCCTGAGTCTGGATGAGAAAACCTACGGAACCTACGCTCGGACGATTTACAACCCTAAGGAAAGGTTTTTGGTGACCGATGAGTCCTCAGAGGCCCGGGCGATAGACCTCTCGGCCCTCTACTGCTCCCTTCTAACGGACCCCGAGTACTTCTGTGGTAGAGAGAACCTGCGCTACCAGCTCCAGGTCGGTAAGTTCGAGGGACTGCCCTTTGCCAACGGCTGGACGGGTTCCAGGGTCGTCCTCGTGGGCGAAGCGCCGGGGAGGAGAGGTTGCGGAAAAACCGGCGTGTGCTTCTACCGTGACGCCTCCGGGAGTTTACTCAGGAAAGTTCTCTTCCACCTCGGCATTAATCCGGACTTCGTTTACATAACCAACGTCGTGAAGTGCAACCCTCCGAGCAACAGGCTGTCCCGCGTTCCAGAAGGCGCCTACGAGCTCCTCGCGAGGGAACTCGAAATCCTCGAGCCGGAAGCCGTCTTTGCCCTCGGCAGAACCGCCGAAAGGGCCTTGAGGGAGCTCGGCTTTGAGGTGGAGTACCTGAGACATCCGGCCTGGTACGTGCGTCACGGAGTCCGCGAGCCGAATGATGAGATGCTCGCCGAGTACGCTAAAATCAGGGGGGCCTTTGGGGGATGGACTCCCTAA